The Chryseobacterium wanjuense DNA window ATTCACCATATCTCGGTTTTTTGAGCTGTACATCGTTGATGGCAATAGTTTCAAAATAAGTTTTTTCCTTCTTTTGACATGAAAAAAGGATAAATATTGATAATAATGAAAAGTTTTTTACAATTAATTTAAATTTTCCCCGGCTCATAAAAGAACAAAAGCTTCTTATTGGCGCCATCAAACTCTGCCCACGAATTGCAGTCGATCTCAAAACCCGCCACTCCGCAGGTCGGAAAATGGAAAATATCTTCGGAAATAGAATTGGCAAAATTCGATATTCCGTTGTTATGCGAGAAAAAAGCAACCGTATCATGGCTGTCATCCAGATCATAAATTACCGATTCGAAATTGCTTTCCGAAGGATTGTAAAGTTTCTCATT harbors:
- a CDS encoding SixA phosphatase family protein, with amino-acid sequence MKKLILVRHAKSDWPEETEDFDRPLADKGLEEAMHMSRFMKNNQISIDYFVSSPAVRALNTCKIFNQAYHINIITNEKLYNPSESNFESVIYDLDDSHDTVAFFSHNNGISNFANSISEDIFHFPTCGVAGFEIDCNSWAEFDGANKKLLFFYEPGKI